From a region of the Syngnathoides biaculeatus isolate LvHL_M chromosome 2, ASM1980259v1, whole genome shotgun sequence genome:
- the LOC133508345 gene encoding neural cell adhesion molecule L1-like protein isoform X2 — MRLAGSLQLVLLLALSTEATSLNIPPDVEQLPTIIFHTTGPIIALPYDNSVTIRCEARGNPPPEYRWMKDDLDFIPPQPSTIRSDQFTTNGTFVLQNKSLARFQGKYRCYASNKLGTAMTETIELIVPSMPKFPKETIETIVVEEGKPFVLHCNPPEGVPPRKIHWMSIGLQHIDQDTRVSMGTDGSLYFSHALQKDSRLDYCCFADFLRIRTIVQKPAMAVEVKPWTPEYESAESSDASHPVRTPSLLLPSGVQTEKVLLKGAELQLECIPGGYPTPEIEWMKMGEKLTARAKFDNFGKLLTIAAIEECDEGKYMCLAKNSAGQAVHYFDVIVEEPPKWLTVPPHSQLTVIGSDVHIKCSVSGKPQPDITWRKNGQIFEDDPVNNKRVLDDSLVLHNAVPDDSGVYQCEAVNRHGVVLSNINIMVMNMAPLILTEDYREYAVIRGENVTMNCSAFGSPPPTISWAKDETPETIEGERFVALQNGSLQISSLENKDSSEYLCVADNSEGKSSITAVLAVKDPTHIVNGPQDKQVISGTTAQLTCQAEYDKSLEDSFEVLWIKDGEKMTLSTEEESRYFVGDGMLQIMNVNLSDQGVYACVARTRLDQDNVTALLTVLDVPDAPQNVEINELTNQRNIRLAWVPGSDHNSSVIEFIVECEESQWEPGKWKELRKVPGNQATAELVLHGHLNYQFRVYAVNAVGPGPPSEPPVRYKTPPAAPDRNPEDIKIQGHLPNQMDISWEPLLSVEHNGPGLEYKVSYRKLAVEDTWTEQLVKRNFFTVRNTSTFIPYEIKIQSRNSHGWGPEPRIATGYSGEDVPTAAPRDVAVEVINTTVLRVSWTPVPPATLRGHLRGYHVHLLRKRSFLNPDKILDERHTLSFPGKRTHAIVPSLQAFSEYSLTVNVFNKKGNGPSSDPVTFNSPEGVPEQVPILTTSNALKDSIQLVWAPPLVANGILTGYLLQYHHINETTKEVLDSREMNITVPDTTHWQLGGLEEGSLYLFHLSACTRAGCGPPLAQESSTVTPARDGNWRISEAVNTSQSFHIIGGLKPGMVYTVRLMAKTLLDNASIFEDVIQTQSTAVAVQQRNISTKGWFIGTMCAVALLTLVVLALCFMWRKQGGKYAGTPPPGRQDMLAMDKVKEKEDLHPNEESQAINDDTFCEYSDSDEKPLRGSLCFLNGDDVVGDSVSRDCLVDYADGGGEFSEDGSFIGEYSGHKQSNSVTEPNGFGPVTA; from the exons ATGAGGCTGGCAGGGAGTCTCCAGCTTGTCTTGCTGCTGGCCCTGAGCACCGAGGCCACAAGTCTCAATATCCCTCCAGACG TGGAGCAGCTGCCTACTATTATATTTCACACAACGGGGCCCATTATTGCCCTTCCGTACGACAACAGTGTGACTATCAGATGTGAAGCAAGGGGAAACCCACCGCCTGA ATACAGATGGATGAAAGATGATCTCGACTTTATCCCTCCCCAGCCTTCAACAATCAGAAGTGACCAATTTACCACAAATGGTACTTTCGTGCTTCAGAACAAAAGCCTTGCTCGATTTCAAGGTAAATATCGATGCTATGCTTCCAACAAGCTGGGAACCGCCATGACGGAGACCATTGAGCTAATAGTACCTA GTATGCCAAAATTTCCGAAGGAAACAATAGAAACAATTGTTGTTGAGGAGGGAAAACCTTTCGTCCTGCATTGTAACCCACCAGAGGGCGTTCCACCAAGAAAGATCCACTGGATGTCCATTG GTCTGCAGCACATTGATCAGGATACGAGGGTTTCCATGGGCACTGATGGCAGCCTGTACTTCTCTCATGCCTTACAGAAAGACAGTCGTCTGGACTATTGCTGCTTTGCTGACTTTCTCCGTATACGCACAATCGTACAGAAGCCCGCTATGGCAGTTGAGGTCAAGCCGT GGACACCAGAGTATGAATCTGCTGAGAGCAGTGACGCCA GCCACCCTGTGAGAACACCCAGCCTTCTGCTTCCCTCTGGTGTTCAGACTGAGAAAGTGCTCTTGAAAGGAGCAGAGCTTCAGCTTGAATGCATACCAGGAGGATA TCCCACTCCAGAGATAGAATGGATGAAGATGGGAGAGAAACTTACCGCTCGAGCAAAATTTGACAACTTTGGAAAACTGTTGACGATAGCTGCAATAGAGGAATGTGATGAGGGCAAATACATGTGCCTAGCCAAAAACTCAGCTGGACAGGCTGTCCATTACTTTGATGTAATAGTAGAAG AGCCTCCAAAGTGGCTGACAGTGCCGCCTCACAGCCAGCTAACTGTGATCGGCTCTGATGTGCACATCAAGTGTTCGGTCAGCGGGAAACCACAACCAGACATAACGTGgagaaaaaatggacaaatcttTGAAG atgACCCCGTGAACAACAAACGAGTACTTGATGACTCATTGGTGCTCCACAATGCCGTGCCAGATGACAGCGGTGTCTACCAGTGTGAAGCAGTCAACAGACATGGTGTTGTTCTAAGCAACATTAACATCATGGTCATGA ACATGGCTCCCCTGATCCTAACCGAGGACTACCGGGAGTATGCAGTGATACGTGGCGAGAACGTGACCATGAACTGCAGCGCTTTTGGCTCGCCACCTCCTACCATCTCTTG gGCCAAAGATGAGACTCCAGAAACCATTGAGGGAGAAAGATTTGTTGCCCTTCAAAATGGGTCGTTACAAATCTCCAGTCTGGAGAACAAAGACAGCAGCGAATACCTCTGTGTGGCTGATAACAGCGAGGGCAAGTCCTCTATCACGGCTGTGCTGGCAGTGAAAG ACCCCACACATATTGTAAATGGACCTCAGGACAAGCAGGTCATCAGCGGGACCACAGCCCAGTTGACATGTCAGGCTGAATATGATAAAAGTCTAGAGGACTCCTTTGAGGTGCTTTGGATAAAGGACGGGGAGAAAATGACACTTTCCACAGAGGAGGAGTCCAG GTACTTCGTGGGTGATGGCATGTTGCAGATCATGAACGTGAACCTGAGTGATCAAGGTGTTTATGCATGCGTAGCCAGAACGCGTCTGGATCAGGATAATGTTACCGCCCTTCTCACGGTGCTTG ATGTTCCCGATGCCCCACAAAATGTAGAGATAAATGAACTCACGAATCAGAGAAATATCCGTCTGGCTTGGGTACCTGGCAGTGACCACAACAGCTCCGTAATAG AATTCATTGTGGAGTGTGAGGAGAGCCAATGGGAGCCAGGCAAGTGGAAGGAGCTCCGCAAAGTCCCTGGTAACCAGGCAACAGCTGAGCTGGTGCTCCACGGACATCTTAActaccagttcagagtgtacgctGTGAATGCTGTTGGACCTGGGCCCCCCAGTGAGCCCCCTGTGCGCTACAAAACCCCCCCAGCTG CGCCCGATAGGAACCCAGAAGACATTAAAATCCAAGGCCATCTACCAAATCAGATGGACATTAGCTGGGAG CCACTGTTGTCTGTTGAACACAACGGCCCAGGCCTGGAGTACAAGGTGAGCTACAGGAAACTTGCAGTGGAAGACACGTGGACAGAACAGTTGGTGAAACGAAACTTCTTCACTGTGAGAAACACATCAACGTTCATCCCATACGAGATCAAAATTCAGAGCAGGAATAGTCACGGATGGGGACCAGAGCCACGAATTGCTACCGGTTATTCTGGAGAAGATG TTCCAACTGCAGCGCCGCGGGATGTGGCAGTGGAAGTTATTAACACAACTGTTCTGAGAGTGAGCTGGACACCGGTTCCGCCTGCCACACTGAGAGGTCACCTAAGGGGGTACCAC GTTCACTTGCTGAGGAAGCGAAGTTTCCTGAATCCTGACAAGATTTTGGATGAGCGCCACACACTGTCATTCCCCGGGAAGAGGACGCATGCCATTGTGCCCAGCCTTCAAGCTTTCTCCGAGTATTCACTCACTGTCAATGTCTTCAACAAGAAGGGAAATGGGCCTAGCAGTGATCCAGTCACCTTCAATTCACCAGAAGGAG TTCCAGAACAGGTACCCATTCTGACCACGTCCAATGCCTTGAAAGATTCCATCCAGCTTGTATGGGCTCCACCCCTGGTGGCAAATGGCATTTTGACTGGCTACCTCCTACAGTACCACCACA TTAATGAGACCACAAAGGAGGTGCTTGATTCCCGGGAAATGAACATCACAGTGCCCGACACCACCCACTGGCAGCTGGGGGGTTTAGAAGAGGGCAGCCTCTACCTCTTTCACCTCAGTGCCTGCACCCGAGCAGGGTGTGGACCTCCACTGGCACAAGAGAGCAGCACTGTCACTCCAGCCC GTGATGGTAACTGGCGCATATCTGAAGCGGTAAACACGTCACAAAGCTTCCACATTATTGGTGGGCTCAAACCGGGGATGGTGTACACGGTGCGCCTCATGGCCAAGACTTTGCTCGATAACGCTAGCATTTTCGAAGATGTTATCCAGACGCAAAGCACAG CCGTGGCAGTTCAACAGAGAAACATATCCACAAAGGGCTGGTTCATCGGCACCATGTGCGCTGTGGCTCTCCTCACGCTCGTCGTCCTCGCTTTGTGCTTTATGTGGAGAAAGCAAGGTGGCAAGTATGCAGGTACGCCACCGCCTGGGAGACAAGACATGCTCGCCATGGACAAAG
- the LOC133508345 gene encoding neural cell adhesion molecule L1-like protein isoform X1: MRLAGSLQLVLLLALSTEATSLNIPPDVEQLPTIIFHTTGPIIALPYDNSVTIRCEARGNPPPEYRWMKDDLDFIPPQPSTIRSDQFTTNGTFVLQNKSLARFQGKYRCYASNKLGTAMTETIELIVPSMPKFPKETIETIVVEEGKPFVLHCNPPEGVPPRKIHWMSIGLQHIDQDTRVSMGTDGSLYFSHALQKDSRLDYCCFADFLRIRTIVQKPAMAVEVKPWTPEYESAESSDASHPVRTPSLLLPSGVQTEKVLLKGAELQLECIPGGYPTPEIEWMKMGEKLTARAKFDNFGKLLTIAAIEECDEGKYMCLAKNSAGQAVHYFDVIVEEPPKWLTVPPHSQLTVIGSDVHIKCSVSGKPQPDITWRKNGQIFEDDPVNNKRVLDDSLVLHNAVPDDSGVYQCEAVNRHGVVLSNINIMVMNMAPLILTEDYREYAVIRGENVTMNCSAFGSPPPTISWAKDETPETIEGERFVALQNGSLQISSLENKDSSEYLCVADNSEGKSSITAVLAVKDPTHIVNGPQDKQVISGTTAQLTCQAEYDKSLEDSFEVLWIKDGEKMTLSTEEESRYFVGDGMLQIMNVNLSDQGVYACVARTRLDQDNVTALLTVLDVPDAPQNVEINELTNQRNIRLAWVPGSDHNSSVIEFIVECEESQWEPGKWKELRKVPGNQATAELVLHGHLNYQFRVYAVNAVGPGPPSEPPVRYKTPPAAPDRNPEDIKIQGHLPNQMDISWEPLLSVEHNGPGLEYKVSYRKLAVEDTWTEQLVKRNFFTVRNTSTFIPYEIKIQSRNSHGWGPEPRIATGYSGEDVPTAAPRDVAVEVINTTVLRVSWTPVPPATLRGHLRGYHVHLLRKRSFLNPDKILDERHTLSFPGKRTHAIVPSLQAFSEYSLTVNVFNKKGNGPSSDPVTFNSPEGVPEQVPILTTSNALKDSIQLVWAPPLVANGILTGYLLQYHHINETTKEVLDSREMNITVPDTTHWQLGGLEEGSLYLFHLSACTRAGCGPPLAQESSTVTPARHNCSLSFPHSIPGRATHRPSLVPVLLNISSYVSDTYAKISWTAREEKQDSQLYVAYMNNRDGNWRISEAVNTSQSFHIIGGLKPGMVYTVRLMAKTLLDNASIFEDVIQTQSTAVAVQQRNISTKGWFIGTMCAVALLTLVVLALCFMWRKQGGKYAGTPPPGRQDMLAMDKVKEKEDLHPNEESQAINDDTFCEYSDSDEKPLRGSLCFLNGDDVVGDSVSRDCLVDYADGGGEFSEDGSFIGEYSGHKQSNSVTEPNGFGPVTA, encoded by the exons ATGAGGCTGGCAGGGAGTCTCCAGCTTGTCTTGCTGCTGGCCCTGAGCACCGAGGCCACAAGTCTCAATATCCCTCCAGACG TGGAGCAGCTGCCTACTATTATATTTCACACAACGGGGCCCATTATTGCCCTTCCGTACGACAACAGTGTGACTATCAGATGTGAAGCAAGGGGAAACCCACCGCCTGA ATACAGATGGATGAAAGATGATCTCGACTTTATCCCTCCCCAGCCTTCAACAATCAGAAGTGACCAATTTACCACAAATGGTACTTTCGTGCTTCAGAACAAAAGCCTTGCTCGATTTCAAGGTAAATATCGATGCTATGCTTCCAACAAGCTGGGAACCGCCATGACGGAGACCATTGAGCTAATAGTACCTA GTATGCCAAAATTTCCGAAGGAAACAATAGAAACAATTGTTGTTGAGGAGGGAAAACCTTTCGTCCTGCATTGTAACCCACCAGAGGGCGTTCCACCAAGAAAGATCCACTGGATGTCCATTG GTCTGCAGCACATTGATCAGGATACGAGGGTTTCCATGGGCACTGATGGCAGCCTGTACTTCTCTCATGCCTTACAGAAAGACAGTCGTCTGGACTATTGCTGCTTTGCTGACTTTCTCCGTATACGCACAATCGTACAGAAGCCCGCTATGGCAGTTGAGGTCAAGCCGT GGACACCAGAGTATGAATCTGCTGAGAGCAGTGACGCCA GCCACCCTGTGAGAACACCCAGCCTTCTGCTTCCCTCTGGTGTTCAGACTGAGAAAGTGCTCTTGAAAGGAGCAGAGCTTCAGCTTGAATGCATACCAGGAGGATA TCCCACTCCAGAGATAGAATGGATGAAGATGGGAGAGAAACTTACCGCTCGAGCAAAATTTGACAACTTTGGAAAACTGTTGACGATAGCTGCAATAGAGGAATGTGATGAGGGCAAATACATGTGCCTAGCCAAAAACTCAGCTGGACAGGCTGTCCATTACTTTGATGTAATAGTAGAAG AGCCTCCAAAGTGGCTGACAGTGCCGCCTCACAGCCAGCTAACTGTGATCGGCTCTGATGTGCACATCAAGTGTTCGGTCAGCGGGAAACCACAACCAGACATAACGTGgagaaaaaatggacaaatcttTGAAG atgACCCCGTGAACAACAAACGAGTACTTGATGACTCATTGGTGCTCCACAATGCCGTGCCAGATGACAGCGGTGTCTACCAGTGTGAAGCAGTCAACAGACATGGTGTTGTTCTAAGCAACATTAACATCATGGTCATGA ACATGGCTCCCCTGATCCTAACCGAGGACTACCGGGAGTATGCAGTGATACGTGGCGAGAACGTGACCATGAACTGCAGCGCTTTTGGCTCGCCACCTCCTACCATCTCTTG gGCCAAAGATGAGACTCCAGAAACCATTGAGGGAGAAAGATTTGTTGCCCTTCAAAATGGGTCGTTACAAATCTCCAGTCTGGAGAACAAAGACAGCAGCGAATACCTCTGTGTGGCTGATAACAGCGAGGGCAAGTCCTCTATCACGGCTGTGCTGGCAGTGAAAG ACCCCACACATATTGTAAATGGACCTCAGGACAAGCAGGTCATCAGCGGGACCACAGCCCAGTTGACATGTCAGGCTGAATATGATAAAAGTCTAGAGGACTCCTTTGAGGTGCTTTGGATAAAGGACGGGGAGAAAATGACACTTTCCACAGAGGAGGAGTCCAG GTACTTCGTGGGTGATGGCATGTTGCAGATCATGAACGTGAACCTGAGTGATCAAGGTGTTTATGCATGCGTAGCCAGAACGCGTCTGGATCAGGATAATGTTACCGCCCTTCTCACGGTGCTTG ATGTTCCCGATGCCCCACAAAATGTAGAGATAAATGAACTCACGAATCAGAGAAATATCCGTCTGGCTTGGGTACCTGGCAGTGACCACAACAGCTCCGTAATAG AATTCATTGTGGAGTGTGAGGAGAGCCAATGGGAGCCAGGCAAGTGGAAGGAGCTCCGCAAAGTCCCTGGTAACCAGGCAACAGCTGAGCTGGTGCTCCACGGACATCTTAActaccagttcagagtgtacgctGTGAATGCTGTTGGACCTGGGCCCCCCAGTGAGCCCCCTGTGCGCTACAAAACCCCCCCAGCTG CGCCCGATAGGAACCCAGAAGACATTAAAATCCAAGGCCATCTACCAAATCAGATGGACATTAGCTGGGAG CCACTGTTGTCTGTTGAACACAACGGCCCAGGCCTGGAGTACAAGGTGAGCTACAGGAAACTTGCAGTGGAAGACACGTGGACAGAACAGTTGGTGAAACGAAACTTCTTCACTGTGAGAAACACATCAACGTTCATCCCATACGAGATCAAAATTCAGAGCAGGAATAGTCACGGATGGGGACCAGAGCCACGAATTGCTACCGGTTATTCTGGAGAAGATG TTCCAACTGCAGCGCCGCGGGATGTGGCAGTGGAAGTTATTAACACAACTGTTCTGAGAGTGAGCTGGACACCGGTTCCGCCTGCCACACTGAGAGGTCACCTAAGGGGGTACCAC GTTCACTTGCTGAGGAAGCGAAGTTTCCTGAATCCTGACAAGATTTTGGATGAGCGCCACACACTGTCATTCCCCGGGAAGAGGACGCATGCCATTGTGCCCAGCCTTCAAGCTTTCTCCGAGTATTCACTCACTGTCAATGTCTTCAACAAGAAGGGAAATGGGCCTAGCAGTGATCCAGTCACCTTCAATTCACCAGAAGGAG TTCCAGAACAGGTACCCATTCTGACCACGTCCAATGCCTTGAAAGATTCCATCCAGCTTGTATGGGCTCCACCCCTGGTGGCAAATGGCATTTTGACTGGCTACCTCCTACAGTACCACCACA TTAATGAGACCACAAAGGAGGTGCTTGATTCCCGGGAAATGAACATCACAGTGCCCGACACCACCCACTGGCAGCTGGGGGGTTTAGAAGAGGGCAGCCTCTACCTCTTTCACCTCAGTGCCTGCACCCGAGCAGGGTGTGGACCTCCACTGGCACAAGAGAGCAGCACTGTCACTCCAGCCC GCCACAACTGCTCGCTTTCCTTTCCACACTCAATTCCAGGCAGAGCTACTCATCGTCCCTCTTTAG TTCCAGTCCTGCTCAACATAAGCTCCTACGTGAGCGACACCTATGCCAAAATCAGCTGGACTGCCAGGGAGGAGAAGCAGGACTCACAGCTTTACGTGGCTTATATGAACAACC GTGATGGTAACTGGCGCATATCTGAAGCGGTAAACACGTCACAAAGCTTCCACATTATTGGTGGGCTCAAACCGGGGATGGTGTACACGGTGCGCCTCATGGCCAAGACTTTGCTCGATAACGCTAGCATTTTCGAAGATGTTATCCAGACGCAAAGCACAG CCGTGGCAGTTCAACAGAGAAACATATCCACAAAGGGCTGGTTCATCGGCACCATGTGCGCTGTGGCTCTCCTCACGCTCGTCGTCCTCGCTTTGTGCTTTATGTGGAGAAAGCAAGGTGGCAAGTATGCAGGTACGCCACCGCCTGGGAGACAAGACATGCTCGCCATGGACAAAG
- the LOC133508345 gene encoding neural cell adhesion molecule L1-like protein isoform X4, with product MRLAGSLQLVLLLALSTEATSLNIPPDVEQLPTIIFHTTGPIIALPYDNSVTIRCEARGNPPPEYRWMKDDLDFIPPQPSTIRSDQFTTNGTFVLQNKSLARFQGKYRCYASNKLGTAMTETIELIVPSMPKFPKETIETIVVEEGKPFVLHCNPPEGVPPRKIHWMSIGLQHIDQDTRVSMGTDGSLYFSHALQKDSRLDYCCFADFLRIRTIVQKPAMAVEVKPWTPEYESAESSDASHPVRTPSLLLPSGVQTEKVLLKGAELQLECIPGGYPTPEIEWMKMGEKLTARAKFDNFGKLLTIAAIEECDEGKYMCLAKNSAGQAVHYFDVIVEEPPKWLTVPPHSQLTVIGSDVHIKCSVSGKPQPDITWRKNGQIFEDDPVNNKRVLDDSLVLHNAVPDDSGVYQCEAVNRHGVVLSNINIMVMNMAPLILTEDYREYAVIRGENVTMNCSAFGSPPPTISWAKDETPETIEGERFVALQNGSLQISSLENKDSSEYLCVADNSEGKSSITAVLAVKDPTHIVNGPQDKQVISGTTAQLTCQAEYDKSLEDSFEVLWIKDGEKMTLSTEEESRYFVGDGMLQIMNVNLSDQGVYACVARTRLDQDNVTALLTVLDVPDAPQNVEINELTNQRNIRLAWVPGSDHNSSVIEFIVECEESQWEPGKWKELRKVPGNQATAELVLHGHLNYQFRVYAVNAVGPGPPSEPPVRYKTPPAAPDRNPEDIKIQGHLPNQMDISWEPLLSVEHNGPGLEYKVSYRKLAVEDTWTEQLVKRNFFTVRNTSTFIPYEIKIQSRNSHGWGPEPRIATGYSGEDVPTAAPRDVAVEVINTTVLRVSWTPVPPATLRGHLRGYHVHLLRKRSFLNPDKILDERHTLSFPGKRTHAIVPSLQAFSEYSLTVNVFNKKGNGPSSDPVTFNSPEGVPEQVPILTTSNALKDSIQLVWAPPLVANGILTGYLLQYHHINETTKEVLDSREMNITVPDTTHWQLGGLEEGSLYLFHLSACTRAGCGPPLAQESSTVTPAPVAVQQRNISTKGWFIGTMCAVALLTLVVLALCFMWRKQGGKYAVKEKEDLHPNEESQAINDDTFCEYSDSDEKPLRGSLCFLNGDDVVGDSVSRDCLVDYADGGGEFSEDGSFIGEYSGHKQSNSVTEPNGFGPVTA from the exons ATGAGGCTGGCAGGGAGTCTCCAGCTTGTCTTGCTGCTGGCCCTGAGCACCGAGGCCACAAGTCTCAATATCCCTCCAGACG TGGAGCAGCTGCCTACTATTATATTTCACACAACGGGGCCCATTATTGCCCTTCCGTACGACAACAGTGTGACTATCAGATGTGAAGCAAGGGGAAACCCACCGCCTGA ATACAGATGGATGAAAGATGATCTCGACTTTATCCCTCCCCAGCCTTCAACAATCAGAAGTGACCAATTTACCACAAATGGTACTTTCGTGCTTCAGAACAAAAGCCTTGCTCGATTTCAAGGTAAATATCGATGCTATGCTTCCAACAAGCTGGGAACCGCCATGACGGAGACCATTGAGCTAATAGTACCTA GTATGCCAAAATTTCCGAAGGAAACAATAGAAACAATTGTTGTTGAGGAGGGAAAACCTTTCGTCCTGCATTGTAACCCACCAGAGGGCGTTCCACCAAGAAAGATCCACTGGATGTCCATTG GTCTGCAGCACATTGATCAGGATACGAGGGTTTCCATGGGCACTGATGGCAGCCTGTACTTCTCTCATGCCTTACAGAAAGACAGTCGTCTGGACTATTGCTGCTTTGCTGACTTTCTCCGTATACGCACAATCGTACAGAAGCCCGCTATGGCAGTTGAGGTCAAGCCGT GGACACCAGAGTATGAATCTGCTGAGAGCAGTGACGCCA GCCACCCTGTGAGAACACCCAGCCTTCTGCTTCCCTCTGGTGTTCAGACTGAGAAAGTGCTCTTGAAAGGAGCAGAGCTTCAGCTTGAATGCATACCAGGAGGATA TCCCACTCCAGAGATAGAATGGATGAAGATGGGAGAGAAACTTACCGCTCGAGCAAAATTTGACAACTTTGGAAAACTGTTGACGATAGCTGCAATAGAGGAATGTGATGAGGGCAAATACATGTGCCTAGCCAAAAACTCAGCTGGACAGGCTGTCCATTACTTTGATGTAATAGTAGAAG AGCCTCCAAAGTGGCTGACAGTGCCGCCTCACAGCCAGCTAACTGTGATCGGCTCTGATGTGCACATCAAGTGTTCGGTCAGCGGGAAACCACAACCAGACATAACGTGgagaaaaaatggacaaatcttTGAAG atgACCCCGTGAACAACAAACGAGTACTTGATGACTCATTGGTGCTCCACAATGCCGTGCCAGATGACAGCGGTGTCTACCAGTGTGAAGCAGTCAACAGACATGGTGTTGTTCTAAGCAACATTAACATCATGGTCATGA ACATGGCTCCCCTGATCCTAACCGAGGACTACCGGGAGTATGCAGTGATACGTGGCGAGAACGTGACCATGAACTGCAGCGCTTTTGGCTCGCCACCTCCTACCATCTCTTG gGCCAAAGATGAGACTCCAGAAACCATTGAGGGAGAAAGATTTGTTGCCCTTCAAAATGGGTCGTTACAAATCTCCAGTCTGGAGAACAAAGACAGCAGCGAATACCTCTGTGTGGCTGATAACAGCGAGGGCAAGTCCTCTATCACGGCTGTGCTGGCAGTGAAAG ACCCCACACATATTGTAAATGGACCTCAGGACAAGCAGGTCATCAGCGGGACCACAGCCCAGTTGACATGTCAGGCTGAATATGATAAAAGTCTAGAGGACTCCTTTGAGGTGCTTTGGATAAAGGACGGGGAGAAAATGACACTTTCCACAGAGGAGGAGTCCAG GTACTTCGTGGGTGATGGCATGTTGCAGATCATGAACGTGAACCTGAGTGATCAAGGTGTTTATGCATGCGTAGCCAGAACGCGTCTGGATCAGGATAATGTTACCGCCCTTCTCACGGTGCTTG ATGTTCCCGATGCCCCACAAAATGTAGAGATAAATGAACTCACGAATCAGAGAAATATCCGTCTGGCTTGGGTACCTGGCAGTGACCACAACAGCTCCGTAATAG AATTCATTGTGGAGTGTGAGGAGAGCCAATGGGAGCCAGGCAAGTGGAAGGAGCTCCGCAAAGTCCCTGGTAACCAGGCAACAGCTGAGCTGGTGCTCCACGGACATCTTAActaccagttcagagtgtacgctGTGAATGCTGTTGGACCTGGGCCCCCCAGTGAGCCCCCTGTGCGCTACAAAACCCCCCCAGCTG CGCCCGATAGGAACCCAGAAGACATTAAAATCCAAGGCCATCTACCAAATCAGATGGACATTAGCTGGGAG CCACTGTTGTCTGTTGAACACAACGGCCCAGGCCTGGAGTACAAGGTGAGCTACAGGAAACTTGCAGTGGAAGACACGTGGACAGAACAGTTGGTGAAACGAAACTTCTTCACTGTGAGAAACACATCAACGTTCATCCCATACGAGATCAAAATTCAGAGCAGGAATAGTCACGGATGGGGACCAGAGCCACGAATTGCTACCGGTTATTCTGGAGAAGATG TTCCAACTGCAGCGCCGCGGGATGTGGCAGTGGAAGTTATTAACACAACTGTTCTGAGAGTGAGCTGGACACCGGTTCCGCCTGCCACACTGAGAGGTCACCTAAGGGGGTACCAC GTTCACTTGCTGAGGAAGCGAAGTTTCCTGAATCCTGACAAGATTTTGGATGAGCGCCACACACTGTCATTCCCCGGGAAGAGGACGCATGCCATTGTGCCCAGCCTTCAAGCTTTCTCCGAGTATTCACTCACTGTCAATGTCTTCAACAAGAAGGGAAATGGGCCTAGCAGTGATCCAGTCACCTTCAATTCACCAGAAGGAG TTCCAGAACAGGTACCCATTCTGACCACGTCCAATGCCTTGAAAGATTCCATCCAGCTTGTATGGGCTCCACCCCTGGTGGCAAATGGCATTTTGACTGGCTACCTCCTACAGTACCACCACA TTAATGAGACCACAAAGGAGGTGCTTGATTCCCGGGAAATGAACATCACAGTGCCCGACACCACCCACTGGCAGCTGGGGGGTTTAGAAGAGGGCAGCCTCTACCTCTTTCACCTCAGTGCCTGCACCCGAGCAGGGTGTGGACCTCCACTGGCACAAGAGAGCAGCACTGTCACTCCAGCCC CCGTGGCAGTTCAACAGAGAAACATATCCACAAAGGGCTGGTTCATCGGCACCATGTGCGCTGTGGCTCTCCTCACGCTCGTCGTCCTCGCTTTGTGCTTTATGTGGAGAAAGCAAGGTGGCAAGTATGCAG